The following proteins are encoded in a genomic region of Burkholderia cepacia:
- a CDS encoding H-NS histone family protein, whose translation MSAYLDLKTRIRTLQAQAEIARKKEVQGAVNEIQKIIAEFDLRPEDLFADIQRRSRRVKRRAPATAKYRDPVSGAVWSGRGRAPRWIAGRDRELFLIETSS comes from the coding sequence ATGTCTGCCTATCTGGATCTGAAAACCAGGATACGAACGCTTCAAGCCCAGGCTGAAATTGCGCGCAAGAAGGAAGTGCAGGGTGCCGTAAATGAAATTCAGAAAATAATTGCCGAGTTCGATCTGAGACCCGAAGATCTGTTTGCTGATATTCAACGCAGGTCACGCCGGGTCAAGCGTCGCGCTCCGGCCACGGCAAAATATCGTGACCCTGTATCCGGCGCCGTCTGGAGCGGACGCGGACGGGCGCCTCGCTGGATCGCCGGCCGCGATCGTGAGTTGTTTTTGATCGAGACGTCGTCATAG
- a CDS encoding ABC transporter permease has translation MLEFPGLRPLAWVFFLFLYAPIVALVALSFNNGGSATVWQGFGLSGYVTVLHDAAAFAAARTSFAIAALAATMSSLIAIPTALHLWNNTRRTAHFTGILVASPLLVPEIVLALGTLILFSIVAVKLNFWTIVFGHTVFCLPFAYLPIRGSLSRIDPSYLEAAADLGANRWRVFRQIVWPLIRTGVAAGFALAFVVSIDDFVTTYFLSGTATTTLPMYIYGLITRGVKPNVNALATIVLFFSFGAALLSVWLSRAANSEKQLSILERA, from the coding sequence ATGCTTGAGTTCCCGGGACTGCGCCCGCTCGCCTGGGTCTTCTTCCTGTTCCTGTACGCGCCCATCGTCGCGCTGGTCGCGCTGAGCTTCAACAACGGCGGATCGGCGACCGTATGGCAAGGATTCGGGCTGAGCGGATACGTGACCGTGCTGCACGACGCCGCCGCTTTCGCGGCCGCCCGCACGTCCTTTGCGATCGCCGCCCTCGCGGCGACGATGTCGTCACTGATCGCCATTCCCACCGCACTCCATCTATGGAACAACACGCGGCGAACCGCGCACTTCACGGGAATCCTGGTCGCGTCGCCGCTGCTCGTGCCCGAGATCGTGCTCGCGCTCGGCACGCTCATCCTGTTTTCGATCGTGGCGGTCAAGCTCAACTTCTGGACGATCGTGTTCGGTCACACGGTCTTCTGTCTCCCGTTCGCGTATCTGCCGATTCGCGGCTCGCTGTCGAGGATCGACCCGTCGTATCTCGAGGCCGCGGCCGACCTTGGCGCCAATCGCTGGCGCGTGTTTCGGCAGATCGTCTGGCCGCTGATCCGCACCGGGGTCGCGGCAGGCTTCGCACTCGCGTTCGTCGTGTCGATCGACGATTTCGTGACGACGTACTTCTTGTCGGGGACGGCGACGACGACACTGCCGATGTACATCTACGGCCTCATTACGCGGGGCGTCAAACCCAACGTGAATGCGCTTGCGACGATCGTGCTGTTCTTTTCGTTCGGCGCCGCGCTGCTGTCGGTCTGGCTTTCGCGGGCGGCCAACAGCGAAAAACAACTGTCAATCCTGGAGCGAGCATGA
- a CDS encoding AraC family transcriptional regulator: protein MNGSMDSTLDPVDEIQTPVSLHTVSIVVDLLGEAGIAAEAVLRGADISVQQLENDEVSITYAQELAVLENARRLSRDPALGLKIGQAIHVSIGGVRGYAMQCAPTFGEAWQFACDHPLTGESYFRMRVEEHGDLASIVVDGYRFNENLRRLNTEICVAAIRTESEDMLGYPAPFTKIEFSLPKSKVPKRTFKKIFGCPVEFNAPHTRIIFPAWLLMSKLRFSNRAVFRQLLPRCNQLEWQLANHAKQSITARVTQLLYQSWARYRSLNAVADALGMNARTLQRRLEIEGANFNALVKSVMIDLAKNFLQNPAIALFDVAEKLGYFDVATFSRAFARISGEKPGAYRKMLLSGQREGL from the coding sequence ATGAACGGCTCGATGGATTCAACACTTGACCCTGTCGATGAAATTCAAACTCCGGTTTCGCTTCACACCGTCTCGATCGTCGTCGATCTGCTTGGCGAGGCCGGCATCGCTGCGGAGGCGGTATTGCGAGGCGCCGATATCTCCGTTCAGCAGCTCGAGAACGACGAAGTGTCGATCACGTATGCGCAGGAGCTCGCCGTGCTGGAGAACGCCAGGCGCCTGTCGCGGGACCCCGCGCTTGGCTTGAAGATCGGGCAGGCGATCCACGTTTCGATCGGCGGGGTGCGCGGCTACGCGATGCAATGTGCGCCGACCTTTGGCGAGGCATGGCAATTCGCATGCGACCATCCGCTTACCGGCGAGTCGTATTTCAGAATGAGAGTGGAAGAGCATGGGGATCTGGCGTCGATCGTCGTGGACGGATATCGCTTCAACGAAAACCTGCGGCGGTTGAATACGGAAATCTGCGTGGCCGCGATTCGGACCGAGTCGGAAGACATGCTCGGTTATCCGGCGCCATTTACGAAAATTGAATTTTCTCTGCCAAAATCAAAAGTCCCGAAACGAACGTTCAAGAAAATATTCGGCTGCCCGGTCGAATTCAATGCGCCGCATACCCGGATCATTTTTCCAGCCTGGTTGCTGATGTCGAAGCTCCGGTTCTCGAATCGGGCGGTCTTCCGGCAATTGTTGCCGCGCTGCAATCAGCTGGAATGGCAGCTGGCCAATCACGCGAAGCAGTCGATCACGGCGCGGGTGACCCAGCTCCTCTATCAGTCGTGGGCCCGATACCGAAGCCTGAATGCGGTTGCCGACGCGCTCGGCATGAATGCGCGCACGCTGCAGCGCCGGCTCGAGATCGAAGGCGCGAACTTCAATGCGCTGGTGAAGAGCGTGATGATCGATCTCGCGAAGAACTTCCTGCAGAACCCGGCGATCGCCTTGTTCGACGTCGCCGAAAAGCTGGGCTATTTCGACGTCGCCACGTTCAGCCGGGCGTTTGCCCGCATTTCAGGTGAGAAACCCGGCGCCTACCGGAAGATGCTGTTGTCGGGGCAACGAGAGGGGTTGTAG
- a CDS encoding extracellular solute-binding protein, with amino-acid sequence MKIVATVVLAGMAMMQSAQAEQVLRFGNWPGYYPVELLKKFKKETGIDVTLTAYDSDAAVATKMKAGGSDYDVVIVSDLYVSMLGKQNLIDKLDKTKLPNAKNIRPEYAHPAGDANRDYGMPYQVITTGLVYDTSRVPNGVLPDTWKTFFEPPEYLKGKIVALNVQEELYMAASWYLGQDECSENPQDAKRVLAVLEKQKPSLLAYANDGVVERFQSRQVIMNHDWSADAAKYHKVLPTIVFMYPREGVHQYVDNFVIPSAAKNRDNAYRFINWMMEPRNIAEASNFNRYHDAIVGSTQFLTPELQKDPTINPPPEFQKRLKPMKICSPAAMALRDKVWVKLKG; translated from the coding sequence ATGAAGATCGTAGCAACCGTCGTCCTGGCCGGCATGGCCATGATGCAATCCGCGCAAGCCGAGCAAGTGCTGCGTTTCGGCAATTGGCCGGGCTATTACCCGGTGGAGCTGCTCAAGAAGTTCAAGAAGGAAACCGGGATCGACGTCACGCTCACCGCGTATGACAGCGATGCCGCGGTGGCGACGAAGATGAAGGCCGGCGGCAGCGACTACGACGTCGTGATCGTTTCGGACCTTTACGTATCGATGCTGGGCAAGCAGAACCTGATCGACAAGCTCGACAAGACCAAACTGCCGAACGCCAAAAACATCCGGCCCGAGTACGCCCATCCTGCCGGCGACGCGAATCGCGATTACGGGATGCCGTACCAGGTGATCACGACCGGCCTCGTCTACGACACGTCGCGCGTCCCGAACGGGGTGCTGCCCGACACGTGGAAGACCTTCTTCGAGCCGCCGGAATACCTGAAGGGCAAGATCGTCGCGCTGAACGTCCAGGAGGAGTTGTACATGGCGGCCTCGTGGTACCTCGGGCAGGACGAATGCTCGGAGAACCCGCAAGACGCGAAGCGTGTGCTCGCGGTGCTCGAGAAGCAGAAGCCGTCGCTGCTCGCCTACGCGAACGACGGCGTGGTCGAGCGCTTCCAGTCCAGGCAAGTCATCATGAATCACGACTGGAGCGCCGACGCGGCCAAGTATCACAAGGTGCTGCCGACCATCGTCTTCATGTATCCGCGGGAAGGGGTGCATCAATACGTCGACAATTTCGTCATCCCGAGCGCGGCGAAGAATCGCGACAACGCGTATCGCTTCATCAACTGGATGATGGAGCCGCGCAACATTGCCGAGGCATCGAACTTCAATCGCTATCACGATGCGATCGTCGGCTCGACGCAGTTCCTGACGCCCGAATTGCAGAAGGACCCGACGATCAACCCGCCGCCCGAGTTTCAAAAGCGCCTGAAGCCGATGAAGATCTGCTCACCGGCCGCGATGGCGCTGCGCGACAAGGTGTGGGTCAAGCTGAAAGGCTGA
- a CDS encoding ABC transporter permease: MNSAWLGQSLAAPALLLLVAGVVFPMAVIAFASISAPEEWGGVRWGSFSADAYWRILFEQDFDGNWTLNTGLAAIAVRTFALSIAATIGCLALGFPAALYIAMQPARRRTWLLIFVTVPFWTSLIVRLYAWILLLRSGGVISTVLGGLFGTHVPTILYTDIATVIGLVYAFIPFMVLPIFTSLEHMNWNIVDAAFDLGATPWTVVTRIIAPSARHGIVSGCMLVLVPSLGAFLIPDMLGGAKSMMLGNLINLQFGDAHNWPLGASLAMAMYALVLLCVLAKRVLMNARTGGRRAHYA, encoded by the coding sequence GTGAATTCCGCTTGGCTCGGGCAGTCGCTGGCCGCGCCTGCGCTGCTGCTGCTCGTGGCTGGTGTCGTGTTCCCGATGGCCGTCATCGCATTCGCGTCGATTTCCGCGCCGGAAGAATGGGGTGGCGTGCGTTGGGGAAGCTTCAGCGCCGATGCTTATTGGCGGATTCTGTTCGAGCAGGATTTCGACGGCAACTGGACGCTCAACACGGGGCTCGCGGCAATCGCCGTTCGGACTTTCGCGCTGTCGATCGCAGCGACCATCGGGTGCCTCGCGCTCGGCTTCCCCGCCGCGCTCTATATCGCGATGCAACCCGCCCGTCGCCGGACGTGGCTGCTCATCTTCGTCACCGTGCCGTTCTGGACCAGCCTGATCGTCCGCCTGTATGCGTGGATCCTGCTTCTGAGGAGCGGCGGCGTCATCTCGACGGTGCTCGGCGGCCTGTTCGGCACCCACGTTCCCACGATCCTGTATACCGACATCGCCACGGTAATCGGACTGGTCTACGCATTCATCCCGTTCATGGTGCTCCCGATCTTCACGAGCCTCGAACACATGAACTGGAACATCGTCGACGCCGCATTCGATCTCGGTGCGACACCCTGGACGGTGGTCACGCGGATCATTGCGCCTTCGGCGCGGCACGGCATCGTGTCCGGGTGCATGCTGGTGCTGGTGCCGTCACTCGGCGCGTTCCTGATTCCGGACATGCTGGGCGGCGCGAAGTCGATGATGCTGGGCAACCTGATCAATCTCCAGTTCGGCGATGCACACAACTGGCCGCTCGGCGCGTCCCTGGCGATGGCGATGTACGCGCTGGTGCTGCTCTGCGTGCTGGCGAAACGCGTGCTCATGAATGCAAGGACGGGAGGCCGGCGTGCGCACTATGCTTGA